The Drosophila mauritiana strain mau12 chromosome 2R, ASM438214v1, whole genome shotgun sequence genome has a segment encoding these proteins:
- the LOC117136929 gene encoding uncharacterized protein LOC117136929 — protein MDAAEGQSLVIKMAQKNKETQTVKMVPGGGLVNNWFAPAAFGPQGIPFAASPMIPPPHVPHHSVSCQFYMDREEQLYRRACQMKGIRVERVPEIREEEDDSNGSEEEPSKGIRYRYTLDEMKSFNPYRFINF, from the exons ATGGATGCCGCCGAGGGTCAAAGCTTGGTGATCAAAATGGCACAAAAGAACAAGG AGACCCAGACTGTGAAGATGGTGCCCGGAGGCGGGCTGGTCAACAACTGGTTTGCCCCGGCTGCGTTTGGGCCACAAGGGATTCCATTTGCGGCTAGTCCCATGATCCCTCCGCCGCACGTTCCGCATCACAGCGTATCGTGTCAGTTTTACATGGACCGGGAGGAGCAGCTGTACCGCCGCGCTTGCCAGATGAAGGGCATTCGGGTGGAGCGGGTCCCAGAGATCcgcgaggaggaggacgactCGAACGGCTCCGAGGAGGAGCCTTCGAAGGGCATACGCTACCGCTACACCCTGGACGAGATGAAAAGCTTTAACCCATACCGTTTTATCAACTTTTAA